The Candidatus Bathyarchaeota archaeon genomic interval GGCTTTGGGTACCGATTAACCGATGAAGTCAGAGATACCCTAAACTTAGAGGGTAACCTTGTGCACCGATTAAAATATGAAAGTGTGCCTTTGCCAGTTTTGTTTGCCTCTAAGTCTTCGCACCAAAGGCATGAAAAAATAAATTCCATCCTTCAAAAAAAAACTCTCGACTCAGCAGATATCAAAGAACTTTTAGAAATCTGCTTTGACTCCAAAGCCTTAGAATATGTTTTTGATTTAGCCAAAAGTAACTATGAAAAAAACATAGATATCCTGTCAACTATTGAACCGTCAACGGCACTTGATTCGCTTTCTTCTTTGAGTCGTCAGTCTTTTGTTAACATAGCTGACCTAATTTTATAGCGGCTTTTCTGAAGGTTACTTAAGAAACCAGCCTGGGTCATCAGACATTCTGGTATTGGTGTCTAGCATGGTTGTCCATAGGGAGTCTTGCATACCTAATGGAACTTTCTGCTTATTGCAGATCTTTTTGAAACTCTTTTTGTCGTTTTTATCTAATGCCGCAACTACATCTGGAAAAAATCTTGCATCTAAAAGACGATCCATTACCAAAGCGCACTCAAGGTAGTTTTGTCTTTTCTTATTGTATTTCTCCTCATCACTAACCTTATCGCTCAAATTCCTTAACTCCTTTTAAAGAAACACAAAATATAATATTAAGTTGAGTTGATTTAAAACTATGGGTAAGTGCTAAATGACCAATCGATTCAAAAAGAATCCGTTTGGCATGCAGATTTCCCCAAGAAAACTCTTGATTGTAGTGTCTTTGGTCTCGGGCACCTTATCTTGGTTTTTCTTGGTCCAATGGTATTTCGACCAAATATTTCTCAGCTACTCCGCTGATAACTCCTGGATATATTTTGGTCTACTCTTATTCTATGGCGTTGGCGCCTTATCAGCTATAATTGGCAGTTCACTAAGCGAAATAATCAACCGCAGAAAAATCCTCGCCTCCTGGATAATATTAGGTGTAGCTGTAACTGCCTCTCTGTTCCTGTTTGAGGGAGACGCGTTCATTGTTATATTGAGTGTGCTCTTAGGGATTTCTTTTGGGTTTGGTTTTCCAAGCTGCGCTGCATTTCTTGCGGATTCAACAGTTCCCGAAGAAAGAGCAAAAGTATCTGGAATAGCAATTCTTCTAACCTTTCTGTTGATTTTTTTGGCCTTTATCGTTATTCCTCTTCTGAATTTTGGGTTAGTGGAGATGGTGTTGTTTTTTGCATGTTTTAGAGCTATCAGCTTAATCGGACTTGTCTTAGACAAATGCGAACGTAAACCGGGAAAAACGGGGTCATGGATTTCTATCTTGTCCTACAAAGACTTCGCCTCATACGTTATCCCTTGGATTCTTTTTAATGCCGCCGCGGGGCTACTGGGCTGGACAAACATTCCCAAAACCCCCGATTTCGAAACTGTTACCTCGCTTGGGATTCCGCTGGCTTATGGTAGCATAGCAATTTTTGGTCTTCTGGGTGGTATCGTTGCGGACCGGTATGGCAGGAAGCAACCGATTATTGTTTTGTTGGTGATGTTTGGTGTGAGTTTTGGGTTGTTAAGCTTCTTTTTGACGCCTTTGACTTTGTTTATTCATTATATTACTTATGGCGTCGCGTGGGGTTTTCTTTTGACGTTATATTTAGCTGTTCCAGGAGATTTGGCGTATGCAGGCTCCAAAGAAAAATTCTACGCAATAGGCATCATGATGCCCCTGCTTGTGTATATGGTTTTGAGTACGGCTCCTCAGTTTCTTCTCATAAGCGTCTCTATTAGTTTTCTTGCCCCTATCCTTAGTATTCTTCTTTTCGCCTCTGTTATCCCTGTATTTCGCGCCGCCGAAACGTTGCCTGAGAATGTGATTCGCAAAAGAAAACTCGATCAGCATTTCAAGAAACTCAACAAACTTATCGAAAAAGAAGAATCAAAATAGCCTTATTTTAGGCTTTAACTTCTACGTTATTGAAAATTATTATAAGAAACAAGCAGCTTACCACAATAGGGGTAAAGATGGGTTCCCGAAGAACTTTCGCTTTCCATTCCTACAAGGGCGGCAGCGGAAAAACAACGCTGATTACTAATATTGCGGCGCTGTACGCGAAAAGTGGCTTAAACGTTGGCCTTATGGATTTTGACCTTTACGCGCCAAGTCTTTTTTCCTATTTCAAGAAAACCCCCG includes:
- a CDS encoding MFS transporter, with amino-acid sequence MTNRFKKNPFGMQISPRKLLIVVSLVSGTLSWFFLVQWYFDQIFLSYSADNSWIYFGLLLFYGVGALSAIIGSSLSEIINRRKILASWIILGVAVTASLFLFEGDAFIVILSVLLGISFGFGFPSCAAFLADSTVPEERAKVSGIAILLTFLLIFLAFIVIPLLNFGLVEMVLFFACFRAISLIGLVLDKCERKPGKTGSWISILSYKDFASYVIPWILFNAAAGLLGWTNIPKTPDFETVTSLGIPLAYGSIAIFGLLGGIVADRYGRKQPIIVLLVMFGVSFGLLSFFLTPLTLFIHYITYGVAWGFLLTLYLAVPGDLAYAGSKEKFYAIGIMMPLLVYMVLSTAPQFLLISVSISFLAPILSILLFASVIPVFRAAETLPENVIRKRKLDQHFKKLNKLIEKEESK